The Pecten maximus unplaced genomic scaffold, xPecMax1.1, whole genome shotgun sequence genome window below encodes:
- the LOC117321334 gene encoding uncharacterized protein K02A2.6-like, producing MTGKVGRIDTFDESIERWEAYKERLDQYFIANTIKEEKQVPALLSLIGGRTYGLLRDLTAPDLPATKTYPVLTKILQDHYSPKPLVIAERYRFHKRDQREGESIRDYNAALRKLSENCTFGDTLNDTLRDRLVCGLKAEHIQKKLLTESDLTYQKALEVAIAFETATKDAVELQRQHVKTPVHKIRKEKVQQQTTKKPSFPNKHDKNKVCYRCKGTHHPNDCHFKDAICHKCNKKGHIKKACLSGKPWKKGAPVHRVQDDSGSEPEMISSLEIFDISSRSGESGGSDAIWLHPMVDDVELAMELDTGSAVSIISQSTFDRYFSKRKSDIRETKVTLKTYSGEKLSPLGVFEVQVGLNSQHKRLELFVVKHGGPPLFGRDWLRSIKLNWHEIRTVTVTSGSKQTLSVAQQLEKYPEVFKDELGTLKDITARIKVKEGVNPKFCKARTVPFALKEKVDAELNRLVEAGILTKVEHSEWATPIVPIPKRDGSVRICGDFKVTVNQVLDVDQYPLPRIDDIFATLAGGQHFTKIDLKNAYLQMVVREEDQPYLTINTHRGLFRYNRLVFGISSAPAIWQRSIDQVLQGVPRVQCILDDMIVTGTTDEEHLENLETVLQRLDRYGLRVNKDKCEFFKDSIEFCGHTIDKDGLHKTPSKVEAVVKAPCPENVSQLKSFLGLVNYYAKFIQNLSSIVNPLNQLLEADRKWVWSKECDAAFRRVKEVVASEQVLTHFDPSKKVQLATDASPYGLGAVLSHMMEDGSERPIAFASRSLSKSERNYSQIDKEALGIVWGVKKFYQYLYGRLFILLTDHQPLTSIFHPEKGIPMTTAARLQRYALFLAGFQYDIKYKSTTRHANADCLSRLPLVSKKETEGDTVETFIVSHMDTLPVTSKEISRETLKDPTLSKVYTTVQRGWIEGEDKCLGIFYNKRLEISIHQNCLFWGIRVIVPSALRQRVLDELHEGHVGVVKMKGLARSYVWWPGIDTDIEHVCKSCTGCQEVKHAPPAAPIHPWEWPSIPWQRIHIDFAGPFLDMMFFVAVDAHSKWPEVVPMKTTTAEKTVEVMREIFSRNGVPAQVVSDNGPQFVSEHFSNFMRCNGIKHTTSAPYHPSTNGLAERFVQSFKGAMKASKKDSGSVQKRLANFLLAYRNSKHMTTNETPAKLFIGRNLPSRLDLIKPDIRRRVDEHRWKQESKRQVPCRSFSVGEPVSIRDYRGSQKWIYGKVAEKTGPVSYKVEIAPGVFWRRHLDQLRATEVVEKPSEVNLPVKGDVTPNSPTVLLENTVSNKSRVIDNSVSSVPSTMCQESSSEVSSPSPVIEPCPTPENMLTPKRRYPRRNIVPPKKLQDFVTT from the coding sequence ATGACGGGTAAAGTTGGCAGAATTGACACTTTCGATGAGAGTATAGAACGATGGGAAGCCTATAAAGAACGGCTAGACCAATATTTTATTGCTAATacaataaaagaagaaaaacaagtCCCCGCTCTCCTCAGTCTGATTGGCGGAAGGACATACGGACTTCTGCGTGATTTGACCGCGCCAGATTTACCGGCAACCAAAACATACCCAGTTTTGACGAAAATTTTGCAAGACCATTACTCGCCGAAACCGCTTGTAATAGCTGAACGTTACCGGTTTCACAAACGGGATCAACGTGAGGGAGAGTCAATTAGGGATTATAATGCAGCCCTTAGGAAACTGAGCGAGAATTGTACATTCGGAGACACACTCAATGATACATTGAGAGACAGATTAGTTTGTGGGTTGAAGGCAGAACATATACAGAAAAAGTTATTAACCGAATCTGATTTAACTTACCAGAAGGCACTAGAGGTCGCTATAGCCTTTGAAACAGCCACGAAGGATGCGGTAGAGCTACAGAGACAACACGTGAAGACTCCAGTACATAAGATACGGAAAGAGAAAGTACAACAGCAAACTACCAAGAAACCTTCATTTCCCAACAAGCATGACAAGAATAAGGTTTGTTATCGTTGTAAAGGCACACACCACCCCAACGATTGCCATTTCAAAGACGCCATTTGTCATAAGTGCAATAAAAAGGGACATATAAAGAAAGCGTGCTTGTCTGGTAAACCATGGAAGAAGGGTGCTCCAGTACACAGAGTTCAAGATGACAGTGGGTCTGAACCAGAGATGATCAGCTCACTAGAGATATTTGACATTTCGAGCCGTTCAGGAGAATCTGGCGGTTCTGATGCCATTTGGTTACACCCTATGGTTGATGATGTTGAATTGGCCATGGAGTTGGACACTGGGTCAGCTGTGTCAATTATAAGTCAATCAACATTTGACCGGTACTTCTCTAAGAGAAAGAGTGATATTAGAGAAACAAAAGTGACACTTAAAACATATTCTGGAGAAAAACTGAGCCCACTTGGtgtttttgaagtacaagttGGATTAAACAGTCAACATAAACGTCTGGAATTGTTCGTGGTGAAACATGGAGGACCTCCCTTGTTTGGGAGAGACTGGCTACGCAGTATAAAACTGAACTGGCATGAAATTAGGACAGTTACGGTTACAAGTGGTTCGAAACAAACACTTAGTGTAGCTCAACAGCTTGAGAAATATCCAGAAGTGTTCAAGGATGAGCTTGGTACCCTGAAGGACATTACTGCCAGAATAAAGGTAAAGGAAGGTGTTAACCCAAAATTCTGTAAAGCGCGTACTGTTCCTTTCGCCTTgaaggaaaaagttgacgcGGAGCTCAACCGACTGGTCGAAGCGGGCATTTTGACCAAAGTTGAACATTCAGAATGGGCCACACCCATAGTTCCTATTCCAAAGCGGGACGGCAGCGTACGCATATGCGGTGATTTCAAGGTCACGGTTAACCAAGTTCTTGACGTCGACCAGTATCCCTTACCAAGGATCGATGACATCTTCGCCACACTTGCTGGAGGTCAACATTTCACGAAGATAGATCTAAAAAATGCCTATCTACAAATGGTTGTACGCGAAGAGGACCAACCTTACCTGACAATCAACACACACCGTGGCTTATTTCGGTATAACCGACTAGTATTCGGTATATCATCTGCTCCAGCAATATGGCAAAGGTCCATTGATCAAGTTTTACAAGGCGTGCCACGCGTACAATGCATTCTCGACGACATGATCGTTACAGGCACGACTGATGAGGAACATCTGGAAAATCTTGAAACTGTACTTCAGCGGTTGGACCGTTACGGGTTACGTGTAAATAAGGACAAATGCGAGTTCTTCAAAGACTCCATTGAATTTTGTGGACACACCATCGACAAAGATGGCCTGCACAAGACGCCTAGTAAGGTGGAAGCTGTGGTAAAAGCACCCTGCCCAGAAAATGTAAGTCAACTCAAGTCTTTCCTTGGACTTGTGAACTATTATGCTAAGTTCATTCAGAACTTGTCATCGATTGTAAACCCTCTCAACCAGCTACTAGAGGCCGACCGGAAGTGGGTATGGTCTAAGGAGTGTGACGCAGCATTCCGACGTGTGAAGGAAGTCGTGGCATCTGAGCAAGTACTGACTCATTTTGACCCTTCAAAAAAGGTACAGCTAGCGACAGACGCATCTCCCTATGGTTTGGGCGCTGTGCTATCGCACATGATGGAGGATGGATCTGAAAGGCCAATAGCCTTTGCGTCGCGTTCTCTCTCAAAATCGGAACGCAATTATTCTCAAATAGACAAAGAGGCACTTGGGATAGTTTGGGGAGTAAAGAAATTCTACCAGTATCTGTATGGGCGTCTGTTCATTTTACTGACGGATCATCAGCCGTTGACGTCTATATTTCACCCAGAGAAGGGGATCCCAATGACAACTGCAGCTAGACTTCAACGCTATGCCCTATTTTTGGCAGGATTCCAATATGACATCAAGTACAAGAGTACAACAAGACATGCAAATGCAGATTGTTTGTCGCGATTACCCTTGGTCTCTAAGAAGGAGACAGAAGGAGACACTGTCGAGACGTTCATAGTGTCTCATATGGACACTCTCCCGGTAACTAGCAAGGAAATCTCACGAGAAACTTTAAAAGACCCAACCCTGTCAAAAGTGTACACCACTGTACAGCGAGGGTGGATCGAGGGTGAAGATAAATGCTTAGGCATATTCTACAACAAGCGTCTGGAAATAAGCATTCATCAGAACTGTCTGTTTTGGGGTATACGTGTTATTGTCCCCAGTGCACTCAGGCAAAGAGTGCTAGACGAGTTACATGAAGGACATGTCGGCGTGGTAAAGATGAAAGGCTTAGCAAGAAGCTATGTCTGGTGGCCGGGCATTGACACAGACATTGAACACGTTTGTAAATCTTGTACAGGATGCCAGGAGGTCAAGCATGCGCCACCCGCCGCACCTATTCACCCATGGGAATGGCCGTCCATTCCCTGGCAGCGTATTCATATAGATTTTGCAGGCCCATTCCTCgacatgatgttttttgtggCAGTCGATGCCCATTCAAAATGGCCTGAAGTGGTTCCGATGAAAACGACCACAGCAGAGAAAACTGTGGAGGTGATGCGAGAGATATTCAGCAGAAACGGAGTCCCAGCTCAGGTAGTGAGCGATAATGGCCCCCAGTTCGTATCGGAACATTTTTCCAATTTCATGAGGTGTAATGGAATTAAACACACAACATCAGCTCCATATCATCCAAGCACTAACGGTCTCGCGGAGCGTTTTGTCCAGTCTTTCAAAGGTGCAATGAAAGCAAGCAAGAAGGACTCTGGTTCTGTACAGAAAAGGCTGGCCAACTTTCTATTGGCATATAGAAACAGTAAACATATGACCACGAATGAGACCCCAGCAAAGCTCTTCATTGGACGTAACTTACCGTCGCGGCTTGATTTGATCAAACCGGATATAAGACGACGCGTTGATGAACACCGCTGGAAACAAGAATCCAAGCGACAGGTTCCTTGTAGATCATTCTCTGTTGGAGAGCCGGTATCTATACGTGACTATCGTGGTTCACAGAAATGGATTTATGGCAAAGTTGCAGAGAAGACGGGCCCGGTCTCGTACAAAGTTGAAATTGCACCAGGTGTATTTTGGCGTAGACATTTGGACCAGCTTCGTGCTACAGAGGTGGTCGAGAAACCATCAGAAGTCAACTTACCTGTTAAAGGAGATGTTACACCCAACTCTCCAACAGTCTTACTGGAAAATACAGTCAGTAACAAGTCAAGAGTCATCGACAACAGTGTGTCGTCAGTACCATCAACAATGTGTCAAGAGTCGTCAAGTGAAGTCAGTTCACCGTCTCCTGTCATTGAGCCTTGTCCGACGCCAGAGAATATGTTGACGCCGAAGCGGCGTTATCCACGTCGCAACATCGTTCCACCAAAGAAGCTTCAAGACTTTGTTACGACCTAG